The proteins below come from a single Drosophila kikkawai strain 14028-0561.14 chromosome 3R, DkikHiC1v2, whole genome shotgun sequence genomic window:
- the Cdep gene encoding FERM, ARHGEF and pleckstrin domain-containing protein 2 isoform X1 has translation MSLADMGTATRSAGGGGGGRHYDLATGGGGGGLPGGRMTHSLSTPSGVDGTPSTPRHRGGKKLTVRIQMLDDSITMFQVQAKALGRVLFEQVCRQLNLLEADYFGLEYQEVSTHTKYWLDLEKPMNRQVGLSLIDPVLRFCIKFYTPDPAQLEEEYTRYLFCLQIKRDLATGSLQCNDNTAALMASYIVQASCGDFVPEDYPDHTYLSSYRFVPHQDATMQRKIMENHKKHVGQSPAEADLNLLETARRCELYGMKMHPAKDVEGVPLNLAVAHMGITVFQNITRINTFSWAKIRKISFKRKRFLVKLHPEGYGYYKDTVEFFFEGRNECKNFWKKCVENHGFFRCTTVQNTPRRKTRVLSRGSSFRYSGKTQKQIIEFVRENYVKRQNFQRSQSFRQGPLNASSRSQSHTYVNSSISANPLLPIDTAAWDYRNQCSDSMTPSLTKKAADTLDRRRDNPIDHMRSQVTAAQVEIYQTKNYAADSPTSQEEAACSAAERQHHSAVAMDQMNSNRSLSPQGPQSWTSPSHSSSHQQRAPDQARVHPGDHNLDVYHGINGNMSLDRRGEITTPPTRYDLTLGSDKSSSLSRSEAGTYDVIQAEIQHAKRQELATGVATASHQNGHNGNGVASGHSHALTTQHDIEAEVKKRRWPTEPSYFLAKELLMTERTYKKDLDVLNTTFRQVLSLDDVEQLQPLFELLDSLAQHHNLFLRDIEHRLVQWEGRGGHEAHRIGDVMMKHMAALPIYDEYVQTHLDILHCLNEMYEGDERFRQVYKDFEQQKVCYLPVGELLLKPLNRLLHYQLLLERLCDYYAEEHIDYADCQAVHHLLVRSTKGIRANLPDSANFVELCELQRDINFEQLVQPHRRLIRQGCLLKHSKRGLQQRMFFLFSDLLLFGTKSPQDQSFRILGHVPVRSLLTENAEHNTFSIFGGQCAIMVSAGTTAEKTLWLAELSKAAADIKNRPPNMQLQLTTLKNCSSSEEGLDLFGLSNGNNSSLNSSVNGGGPLTPQQQQLQLQQQQQNKTQPSRSNTALHVCWHRGATVGLGDHLIAAEHQLSGYLLRKFKNSSGWQKLWVVFTSFCLYFYKSYQDEFALASLPLLGYTVGPPGHQDAVQKEFVFKLSFKNHVYFFRAESAHTYNRWLEVLRSTTQTQDFKNIHSHAALGN, from the exons gctaaAGCCCTGGGACGTGTCCTATTCGAGCAAGTTTGTCGGCAGCTCAATTTACTTGAGGCCGATTACTTCGGCTTGGAATACCAGGAGGTATCCACACACACCAAATACTGGCTGGATCTAGAGAAGCCGATGAATCGCCAGGTGGGCCTCTCACTCATCGATCCAGTGCTGCGCTTTTGCATTAAGTTTTATACACCGGATCCGGCCCAGCTGGAAGAGGAGTATACAAG ATATCTATTTTGCCTGCAAATCAAACGAGATTTGGCCACTGGCAGTTTGCAGTGTAACGACAATACGGCTGCACTGATGGCCAGTTACATTGTGCAGGCCTCTTGTGGTGACTTTGTGCCCGAGGATTATCCTGACCACACGTATCTGTCGTCGTATCGGTTTGTGCCACACCAGGATGCCACCATGCAGCGCAAGATCATGGAGAACCACAAGAAGCATGT TGGCCAATCACCGGCAGAGGCAGACCTTAACCTCTTGGAGACGGCACGACGGTGTGAGCTTTATGGCATGAAGATGCACCCAGCCAAGGATGTAGAGGGAGTGCCGCTGAATCTAGCTGTTGCCCATATGGGCATCACAGTCTTCCAAAACATCACGCGTATCAATACCTTCTCCTGGGCCAAGATACGCAAGATTTCCTTCAAGCGCAAGCGCTTTCTGGTCAAACTGCATCCCGAGGGCTAC gGCTATTACAAAGACACCGTAGAGTTCTTCTTCGAGGGTCGCAATGAGTGCAAAAACTTCTGGAAGAAATGCGTAGAGAACCATGGATTCTTTCGCTGCACGACCGTGCAAAATACGCCGAGGCGCAAAACCCGTGTACTGTCGCGTGGCAGCTCATTCCG CTATAGCGGCAAAACGCAGAAGCAGATTATTGAGTTTGTCCGCGAGAATTATGTGAAACGTCAAAACTTCCAAAG GTCTCAGTCATTCCGGCAAGGGCCACTGAATGCTAGTAGCCGAAGTCAATCGCATACGTATGTGAATTCCAGCATTTCAGCCAATCCCCTACTCCCAATTGACACtg CGGCATGGGACTATCGCAATCAATGCAGCGACTCGATGACCCCTTCTCTGACGAAGAAGGCAGCGGATACCTTGGATCGCCGACGCGACAATCCTATCGACCACATGCGTTCTCAA GTCACAGCAGCCCAGGTGGAGATCTATCAGACGAAGAACTATGCAGCGGACTCGCCAACCTCCCAGGAGGAAGCGGCATGCTCGGCGGCGGAACGGCAACACCACTCGGCAGTGGCTATGGACCAAATGAATTCGAACCGCTCGCTTTCACCTCAGGGTCCGCAGTCGTGGACTTCGcccagccacagcagcagccaccaaCAGCGCGCTCCCGATCAGGCTCGTGTGCATCCAGGCGATCACAATTTAG ATGTCTACCATGGCATCAATGGCAATATGTCCCTAGACCGGCGCGGTGAGATAACCACTCCCCCCACTCGTTATGACCTCACTCTGGGATCGGACAAATCGTCGTCCCTCTCCCGATCCGAGGCTGGAACATATGACGTGATTCAGGCGGAGATTCAGCATGCCAAGCGCCAAGAACTGGCCACTGGCGTGGCCACCGCTTCGCATCAGAACGGTCACAATGGTAACGGAGTGGCGTCTGGTCATTCCCATGCTCTGACCACGCAGCATGACATAGAGGCCGAGGTTAAGAAGCGAAGATGGCCAACCGAGCCGAGCTACTTCTTGGCCAAGGAGCTGCTGATGACAGAGCGAACGTACAAGAAGGATCTGGATGTGTTGAATACGACCTTCCGCCAGGTACTGAGCCTGGACGATGTGGAACAGCTGCAGCCGCTGTTCGAGCTCCTGGACTCGTTGGCCCAGCACCACAATCTCTTTCTGCGTGATATCGAGCACCGCCTGGTCCAATGGGAGGGCCGTGGGGGTCATGAAGCCCACCGCATCGGTGACGTTATGATGAAGCACATGGCAGCTCTTCCCATCTACGATGAGTATGTGCAGACGCATCTAGATATACTGCACTGCCTGAACGAAATGTACGAGGGGGATGAGCGCTTCCGCCAGGTGTACAAGGACTTCGAGCAGCAGAAGGTATGCTATCTGCCGGTGGGTGAGCTCCTGCTAAAACCCCTCAATCGCCTGCTGCACTACCAGCTTTTATTGGAGCGGCTGTGCGACTATTATGCGGAGGAGCACATTGACTACGCCGACTGCCAAGCGGTACACCACTTGCTAGTCCGCAGCACCAAGGGGATTCGGGCAAATCTGCCCGATTCGGCCAACTTTGTGGAACTATGCGAGCTGCAGCGTGACATCAACTTTGAGCAGTTGGTCCAGCCCCACCGCAGGCTCATCCGCCAGGGATGCCTCCTGAAGCACTCGAAGCGTGGCTTGCAACAGCGCATGTTTTTCCTCTTCTCAGATCTGCTTCTCTTCGGCACCAAGTCGCCGCAGGACCAGAGTTTCCGCATCTTGGGGCATGTTCCAGTCCGATCCCTGCTCACCGAAAACGCCGAGCACAACACCTTTTCCATCTTTGGCGGGCAGTGTGCCATTATGGTTAGTGCCGGCACCACCGCCGAGAAAACCCTCTGGCTGGCCGAGCTCTCCAAGGCGGCGGCAGACATTAAGAACCGACCGCCCAACATGCAATTGCAGCTAACGACGCTCAAGAACTGCA GCTCCTCGGAGGAGGGCCTGGACCTGTTCGGCCTGAGcaacggcaacaacagcagcctaAATAGCAGCGTAAATGGAGGCGGTCCGCTAacaccgcagcagcagcagttgcagctgcagcaacagcagcagaacaAGACGCAGCCGTCGCGCAGCAACACCGCCCTGCACGTCTGCTGGCATCGTGGAGCCACCGTTGGATTGGGCGATCATTTGATAGCCGCCGAACACCAACTGTCCGGCTATCTACTGCGTAAATTCAAAAACAGTTCTGGCTGGCAGAAACTGTGGGTGGTGTTCACCTCATTCTGCCTATACTTCTACAAAAGCTACCAAGACGAGTTCGCTCTGGCCAGTCTCCCGCTCCTTGGCTACACGGTGGGACCACCTGGGCACCAAGATGCCGTGCAAAAGGAGTTTGTGTTCAAGCTTTCATTTAAGAACCACGTTTACTTCTTCCGGGCGGAGAGCGCACACACCTATAACAG GTGGCTGGAGGTGTTGCGCAGCACCACGCAAACGCAGGACTTTAAGAACATACACAGCCATGCTGCGTTGGGCAATTAG